The sequence TCGTTTTTAAAAAAATAGGAAGCCCACTGGTTTAACGGTGGGCTTTTTTTATTGGATTAATTGGCTGTTGGATTAAAAAAGTAAATACCTGATTGCAATAAAAATACTATTAACCAAGAATGCATGGAATATATTCAGTGATTAATAAATAGAATTTTTAAGAGAATCAAATATAATCTGGCACTAAATCTTCAAAGTGATTTAATCTTCTTAAATCTTAGAAGAAATAAAAGTAATTACGAATTCAACAATTCTTTTTTATTAAGGAATGAATGACAATATATGTATTGATTAAAAAACCAATGCACTTTATCAAAGCTTGAAAAAAGTAACAACGAAATGCAATCCTTTTTTTTGATGAAAGGAATACAAGTATATGTATTGGCTAATAACTAATTCTTTGCGTGTTAACCACTTTATTTGAAACTAAATAGCCTTATGTAAAGCATTGACACGTATAGGATTTGCGGTTGTCTAAAGTGTATATGAAGATTATTCTATCACTTTAAAAAATGTGCAAACTATATAAAAGACGTTTACTATGAATTTGAAATCTAGTTAAAGCCTACCCATTAAAACAGATAAAATTTGTATTGAATTAAAAGCAGGAAAAGTTTGAATTAATAGCAATAAAAAACCCCGGCAACTTGCCGAGGTTTGTATCAGAAAAGATTATTTATTTATTTCACTATGCTTATCTGACGGATAGCATATCCATTATCAGTATATACTCTAACAATGTAGTTTCCTTCTGCTAATGTAGAAACATCAATAGAAGTTGTTGAACCGTTGTTCAAATTAATTTCAACTGGCTTCATTGCACTTTCACCACGCATATTGAAGAATTCAATAGTTACATTTTGGTAAGAGTTACTGTTGATAGCAACTGTTATTACATTAGAAGCAGGAGAAGGATATAATTTTAATGCATTAGCAAGAATTACATCTTCAATAGCAATTATATTGTCAACGAGTACATCTTTACAAATTTCATTGCTGCTAGTTGCATTTGAAGCTGTTAAACATACTTCATAAGTATCTTCTAAAGTATAAGTATGCGTAGGGCTTGTAAGCGGGCTAGTAGCAGTACCATCACCAAAATCCCAGCTATAAGTAGTGGCATTTGATGAAGTATTAGTAAATGTAACTGAACCTAAGGTTCCTAAAGTATAATTAAAGTTTGCAACTGCTGCTGGCTCACCACCAAATTCACTTTCTAAGAATTTCAGTCCTTTAATATAATAGAACTGTGGAGGATCTGTATCCAAAGCACCAGGTAAAGCAAATACAACAGGAATCTCATAAGAGTCACCATTGTCAATTGAAACTGATGCAGTAGTTGGATAGTAAGCTCCATATTCATAATCTGTACCAGCAGTTACATTTCTCTCTGCGGTATAATCTCCAGATTCAATATTGTAACCCATTGCATAAATATCAGGAGCAGTATGCTCAGTAAAAATTAATGAATCAGAATTCATCCATGTCATAAAAATTCTGTCACCATCTGCATTTGCACTCATCTGTGGATTGTAAGTAACTGCAACAGCACCAAAGGTAACGCCTGTTAAAGTACTATATGCAATTTCTTTAGCAGTCCAGTCAGTACCATTAGATGTTGTAAAGTGCATCATAACAGTATAGTCTGCATAAATAAAGTAAAGTGAATCATCAACATTTGATGTAAAACCACTTAATACAGCAGCGAAAATATTCAGTTTACCATCTGCATCAACCACTGCATCCATTTCGCTGAAGTAAGGTTTGATAGGACCAGCTCCTAAATCAGAAGCAGCAATCCAATCCTGAATTTCAGATAATCCACTTAAATCAAACCAAGGTAGGTAAGACCAAGTAGCCCCTGCGTCTATAGTTTTCAAAATTGTTGGTTGAATGTTATGGAGGCCATCAGAATTTAAAGACCCATTAAATAATGCATATCCAATTACACCTGCATGATCAAAAACAACAGTGTAATCAGTAGTAGTAGCTGTTGTTGTATCAGCAAGGATATACCAATCAGAAGCAACCTCAGTTGAATTCCAATCAAATCCACCGGCACCATCAGATGTGATTTCATATACATAATGAGTATCACCATCTAAATTCATATTAGCACTCCAAGCACTTCCACTTTCATAACTGTTGATACCAAAAGGGATATAATCGTTAGAATTACCACCTTCTGAAAAATACACTTCACTGCCATCAGTTCCATCTAATTTCATAGAAGCTTGAAGTGTAGCACCCCATGATCCGGTTGCCGGAGTAAGAGTAGGAGCATGCGCTAAATAATATGCATTCATAGGATCCGTGTTTCCAGCAGGATTCCATAATGAACCACTTGGGTAACGATTTCCATCCATACCACTAGTTCCTGCAACAAAATCAGGAGTAACTACATTATTAGTTACCCAAGTAGCACCACCATCAGTTGATAAATCGTAAGCTATAGCTCCTGAGCCACCAGGTTCACCACTGTTCTGACGATGAACAAAAGCAACGCTGTTGATTTCAGGTATATAAGATACCTGTGATTGTGGAGCTAATAGAATAGTGTAGAGATTATAAGCTGTACCAATAGCTATAAATTCTTCACCTGCTCTGCTAGAACCTTTGTTTGAATTATTAGAAATAAGTGCGTTGGCCACATTGTTTTTGTAAAATGCTGGTTGCTCGAGG is a genomic window of Bacteroidota bacterium containing:
- a CDS encoding T9SS type A sorting domain-containing protein, encoding MKRLITSILTVFITIYAIGQAPVVNTPAKLMPARGNAIVDLEQPAFYKNNVANALISNNSNKGSSRAGEEFIAIGTAYNLYTILLAPQSQVSYIPEINSVAFVHRQNSGEPGGSGAIAYDLSTDGGATWVTNNVVTPDFVAGTSGMDGNRYPSGSLWNPAGNTDPMNAYYLAHAPTLTPATGSWGATLQASMKLDGTDGSEVYFSEGGNSNDYIPFGINSYESGSAWSANMNLDGDTHYVYEITSDGAGGFDWNSTEVASDWYILADTTTATTTDYTVVFDHAGVIGYALFNGSLNSDGLHNIQPTILKTIDAGATWSYLPWFDLSGLSEIQDWIAASDLGAGPIKPYFSEMDAVVDADGKLNIFAAVLSGFTSNVDDSLYFIYADYTVMMHFTTSNGTDWTAKEIAYSTLTGVTFGAVAVTYNPQMSANADGDRIFMTWMNSDSLIFTEHTAPDIYAMGYNIESGDYTAERNVTAGTDYEYGAYYPTTASVSIDNGDSYEIPVVFALPGALDTDPPQFYYIKGLKFLESEFGGEPAAVANFNYTLGTLGSVTFTNTSSNATTYSWDFGDGTATSPLTSPTHTYTLEDTYEVCLTASNATSSNEICKDVLVDNIIAIEDVILANALKLYPSPASNVITVAINSNSYQNVTIEFFNMRGESAMKPVEINLNNGSTTSIDVSTLAEGNYIVRVYTDNGYAIRQISIVK